The Mastacembelus armatus chromosome 14, fMasArm1.2, whole genome shotgun sequence genomic interval GCATGTCGTTTGTAATATCATCCATCATCACCTGAACCATCTAATTGACTATTACCCTGAGTGCAGTAGTACTTCATACATGAATGATATTACTGCAGTGAGTGGAGTCATGCTATACCCTCTGTCTTTCCTGCTATGGAAGATAAGAGGAGGAACATTCTCTGGGCTGAATTTTTAAGTTTTCAATCAGCACCTTCTTTTATGTATAAAATCTTTATCTCTGCACATTTAATAGATGTGTATTGATAGGAGACATTTGTTagtcatacattttttttgtatgtgtttgtgctacATTTTACACTGCCGTAAATACGTTGCCTCAGATCTATTGTGTTTAAATTCATGGTTTTTAATGAACTAATGAACTATAGCTTATTAAAGAAGGGCTAGTTAAATATGGTTCATTGTTAACACCTTCCCAGTGCAGTTACTGCAGTGATTATCTATGTGCATCAAATACTTTgctccaaaataaataaataaaataaatgagtgaCAACCAAAGTTGTTTACTGCACTGTCAACACTGCACAAGTCATTTTGTatataatgttaaataaaaagaatatttgtttttcctgaaaTGCTGTCATATGTATCTCTGTTTAGCAACTTTAACATTAAAAGAAATATCTTTTGTTACGAAGTGTGTACTAAGTTACTAAGTGGTGtaacatttgtattttgattACCGCTGAGTGTGTGAGAGCAAATCAGTTTTTCAGGTGAACAGATTGTCTGGGGGAGTGTGAAATACCAACAATCAGCCACTCCTGTACCTGTCACACATGACAGTGTTGTTGTTCaatcacatttacacatttccTGGGCCTCAAACAGCTAAGTTAAGATCGCAGTTAACAGTGCTGTCAGTCTTCATCTTAACGAGTCTGTCTGGTACTGTGTCTTGACATGAGTTAATTTCCATTGGAAGACACATTTGTTAATGTTTTACAGTTAATACCACCTGAATGAACATGAGGATACCACAGCTACTGAATGGGGAAAACTGAGAGTGCATTTCCAGCACAGTGACTGGAGCATAaattcataaaaacaacaaaaagggcATGTAGGAGTCATCACTGGTGTTATCATGAACTTGACTTTTTCACTATTCTTGATTGGGggtgtttttttctgatttcaaacccaatattattttatatctttCCTCTtatgaaaatcaaaacaaaactaaaatgtgctgtttgctgtttttaaggAAGGGTGGAGCGGGACTCTGAAGTCTCTTGTCTGTCTCCACCCTGCGACATGTGGGAACCTGTCTGGGACAAATCTACCTTGTTGTACGGTACAAGCTCTTCCATGCTGAATGACAAAATATACCCTGTTCAACCAGTTATTTCTTTGACTGTGTTGAGGACTGTTAATAGGTATGTTTCAAAGAAACATAAGATCATTTTGAGACCTCTTAAAGCCAAAGAGAAAGGAACAGCCAATGATTGTTCACAGTcaattaaaaacactgataactgCATACTTTATCAGCATATATGATATAACAACTAGTGTATCACAAAAATGGGGAGGGGGAGGGTTGCCTACTACTGACTGGCACTTAGactcattttttgttttctaatgcTGCTCCACTGCCTCTATCTGCCAGTGGTAATTACCAGTTACTTTTCAAGTCAGGACTTCACCTCAAAACATAATAAACCTGCAGATTACACCTTAGCTTGTCGTCCTTTATACAGATTTTTAGTTGGGGCTAATTGTCACTTTTCAGATGTCTGTTGTTGGCAGTTACACAAAAGAGACATTATCCTCTAAACTTGTTGCtcaaagaaggaaaacaatCCATTGTCTGACATAGCAGCaagttagaaaaacaaaaaaatgaattatggcacctttattttgtatagtACATCCATTTTGCTGCTAATATGTCTGTacttctgtctgttttcctgttgtCAGAATATTCTTCCAGcactgttttccctttttattgTGGATAAACAAGCTATTACTCTAACAATGTACTGTAAGAGCCAAGATGTGCATCCTTCCTTAGAGAAGTACACATTTTGCTGCAGTAATACCAAATGACACCTCGATGCTGTTACAGCTGAGGGTGCAACTATGGCTACTCCACTATATATAGCAATATAGGACACATACTAATGAATATCTGTGCAGTACATATTATGTGGTTATACGTGAGTGGGTATGATTATCCATGGGCACATTGTGTAGTTACAGTTGTCCTGCACAGGTCTGCAGCAGCAACCTGTCTTTCTGCAGcaaaatgctgttgttttttttttttttttcttattgcagTTCTGGAAGAGTTCCCACTGCTGCTGCATTGATACCACAGTGGAGGGGGGCTGTAGAGGAGAGCGATGAGCCAGCAGCCCAGCCATACTATCTCTCACTTAGACTTTTACCCCCATGAACTATCCCTCAATGCTATTGCACCTACTGTCACCTCACAGATTCAGAGAGGTGGCCCAGATCAATGATGATTGCCGACATAGATTTGGATTCCTCAGGCTACTTTTCTCTCATGCCCTCTAGGTGAAATCAGTCTCATATTGTTTAGTCAAACACAGCAGGTATAACTTTGTTCACTAAAGAAGCTGAAAAATAGGATTTCTCAGCTGGTAAACTTGGATGTGAGAATGATatgataaaaacatgaaatgatctGCCCTCATTGGTACGGAGCATGtcgcataaaaaaaaaatcaaattccAGACACTCAAATGGATGGTAAGAAATGAAAAGGCTTTTAATAAACAGACCAACACATATCAGCTTATCTACATTATGAGACAGTTGTCTGGTATCTGTCTCTAAGTCTGCAAATGTTAATGTGTCGGTGTGAACCTCAGTGAACAGTTGCAAATGAAGGAGCAGTTGTCCATCTGTCCTACTGTCTGTCTAACTCTAACTCAAATAGCATGGTCCCTGTAATTCTCCTTTGCTCCACTCTGTTTCACCTCTTACCAAATGCTTTTCTCTAATTAATTTGCAATAAGCCATTATTAACGTTATACTCCATCCATTACTTTCTATTTACAGTAATGGATGTACTTTGACAGGCACATAGTCTTGAGTGTATGAATGCAACATCAGACAAGTGTAAGACTGACTAATAAAATCTGGAAACTCTGAGCTAAGCACTTCCTCCATCATGTCCTGCAGTGAATAGTGCAGCTACAAGGCATTGGTCATCTGTTGTTGGCTCATGTATTCATGTCTGTGAAAAATGACTGCACATGCTGCCTCATATCCTAATGCACCTCCAGCTGCAACACATTCAACACAAGAGCGTAATGAATAGCCCGTAACATGCCAGAAAGTTTGACCTTCTGGATGTTTGCTGGgacatacagcacacacatacacacagcatcaGCAGCTGGGGATGTTGATTATCCTGATCCAAGGAAACATGAGTCACAGTCTGCCTTTCAGGAAAAGAAGACAGGAGAAAAGCAAATCTGTCAGGGGACTGATAAGTgtaagaggaaagagaaaagaatggACAAGTTTTCAAAGTCACAtcacaatgaaaacagcacGTTTTAAATTGTGATTGTAGACTGGAGGAACTACTGTACTGTTGTTGAGTTTTGATACCTTAAATGTGATACtatgagtttttttttggtttttatgaATGGGGCATCTAGACACGGGGCTGTGTGTCTGGTCCGGCCCTGGGGCTGCAATTCAAAACCCTCCCCATCCTTCCCATCAACCTGCACTGCAGAACTTTTCTCTGATCTTCCACTCTGACAAAAGTCCCTGAGTCTGCATTCATGCCCCAAGTCAGGTGGtggggaggaggatgagggagaggagagggggggagtagcagagagaggaggagtgaaTGAGGGtgatggaggagagaaagagaattaGACAGAATGGAGGCAGGTAAGGGAGGGGAGACACGGGGATAATGGGAGAAAGGGAGGTGGCGTGCAGCTGAAGGAGAGGACAGGGAAAAGTTGTGAAATAGCCAGAGGGACAGGCAGGGAGAAGAGTCAGTTTCACTGGGGCTCTGTTCAGGGGGAATGAAAGCAGCTGCTTTTCCTCCTGTACTTCCGTCTCTCtacatttctgtctgtctgtctgtctgtctggtctCCCCTCTCACTGCAAAGTGGCTGTCTCTGCAGTGTAAGTGCAGGCTGGTGGATTCTCCTTGAGTGAACCCTGACTGTGCGCAGAGAACGGTCgctgtccacacacacagactcagctGTGCAAGCAGCCTGCCAGCCTCTGAGTGAACACCGGCTGTACGAGCAGGTAGGCAAGAGCGAACTTCAACTGTACTTACTGCAGTATCAGGTTTCTTCttttgtacagtgtgtacagatGCAAGCGAGCAGGGAACACACTGTATCTgtacaaaaatgactttttacattcttgtctgtttttatagTGACTCCATTTCCTGTTTTAAGATTtcatttgatgatttttttcctttgtccttttctctttgtttatcTTTCCCCCTCATCCAGCTGTGTCCTGTTGGTAGCTGCTTCCACAGAGGAGTGCTGTTAGGTCAGGCTCACAAGCCCCAGGACTACTGTAGGTGTAGCGTTCCCAGATCCAGGGCTGGATCCTGCAGCACTATTTGTTTTGGAGCAGATCTGGCTGCAATGGATGTCCAGTGGGTTAGGGTGGAACCTCCGAAGCTGGGCCCTCGGAACTCGGCTGTAGGCCTGTTCTTCTCTATGCTGCTTGGTAATGTCTATTTTTCACTTTCACGTaactttgctttgtttgctCTGAGGTCATTAAGCCAACAAGCTCAGTGccaaaaaatctttttttctcattcctTTTTGACTGTGTCcacagtgaatgtttgtgttgttgaacAGTGATGCCACGGCTTTTCCAGATCTGACCTTCAATTGCTTCTGACCTATGTACAGTAGCTTTTAGCTGCATGTGCATTTATTACATGTGACGCTACTATGGccagaaaaaacacagaaagggCAAGGTTATGAAGGTTTCATGAAAATCTAAAACTGTATGGAACAAGGTGAATTGTTGGTATAGTTGTACTTTAGATGATGCAATctaacattttcacatcatgTTTGGTGATTATTGGTTTGGGCTGTGACTGTGTGCCCACAAAGGAACTCTCAGCAGTGTAAAGTGACTTTATGATGTAAGGGCTGTGGCAGACTGGAAGCACTGTATGCCCTGCTATTCAAAGCATATTGTGCTGGACTGGACGTGCATCTGCATTAATGAGGCATGAGTCGGTTGGAGCAGTGTCCAGGAAACTgccttctttgtttttgtcacaaactgaatgaatgaagtcaTTGTGACTGAAGAGTATTTTTACAGGGACAGTAATGGAACAGTACAGTAGGAAACTGGATGTGAGACAGTGGTGATAACCTCTAGCCATGTGAATTAGTATGTGGTAGATATACAATAAAAGGGATGTGAGTACTGGATTATGTAAACTTTAGATGACACCTAACCAGGAAACCTTGAACGATGTGTTTGCATATCCTTTCCAAAGAAATGCACAGATAAAGCCTCCTATTAGAACCAGTGACCCAGTATTAGCTTGAAAtaatcaataacagaaaattCACACTGATGCATTTAGACACATGGGTTGAGTTTTCAGTGGCATTGCTTTGCTAGGttaatgtttctttatttattttgtagatATTTGTTTGTCACACGTGTTGTCTTTAGaatgaacaacaaatattttggctgtgatggactggtgacgtGTCCAGGgcgtacccctgcctttcatccaaagagagctgagataggctccagcaccctaaacaggaataagcgggtatagctaatggatggatggagcaaACATTTTGATCACCGACCACAAAAACTGCATGGTAGACTTCATCAGCAGATGCAGGTGGCCAAAGAGCTGAGACAAAGATGCTACAGCAGATAAAAACTGTAAGCAGCGTCATCATATTCTGAAAACcaccacatttgtttttcattgtatcAGGCTATGAGGTGGTTAAGAAAGTAGCTCTCTGACTCAGAAGAGAACAGAGCAATACTGATCATAATGTCTCTGCACTTTAGCTTCTGAACATTTCTGAATTGAATTTTGTTCCATGCTGTGATGCATATATAGTTCTCATATAGCATAACATGTCCTTTAAAACTAAATGTCAGGTCTTAAACTCTTAAAGAAATTCTATCTAGTGCCATTTATGCAAGCTTTACATTTGACTATAGGTGGTATTTTTGTAGTTGGTAATATGGGCATTCATGTATTTTGTGAAATGATCATATACATTTATGTATTCATTAAAAAGCTGTTGATATAAAAAGTTCATATAAGTAGGCTAGAAACTGGAGCACCACTGTTCTACTTTTATCTGAATCACCACGACATacaaaacaagatttttttttgtaaataccTAGATAAGGAATTCAAAAAGACAGGGTGTACAGGGGGCTGCTGATTTAAAGGGAAAGTAGCGTTtgtcagaaacaaaacacaagaatcttgaaaatggaataaatgctttattattgcatttcttcttgttttgttcttgGCCTCCTGTCAGCAGCTTTAAAGAGACTGGGCACTCTAATGGAAAGAAAATATTGTAAGGACAGGGGGATACGAAGCAGAAGTTGAAAACAATGGGAAtgtaatattgtaaaaaaatattgcaaGAGGGCTTCAGTGACTTTACAAATGTGGGCGAGGAAAGAGACAGGAGAAGTGATGCAGCTTCTCTCTCGCCACTGTTACTGTCACTCTTTTTGCAAGCTCACTGTGCTGCATTGGCCCAGCTGAGAGAATGAGAGTGAGTTCACAAGATAGCAAGAGTGAGACTAGAGTGAATCAATAACATTCCCACCTACAGCATTCCCTCCTTCGCTCTTCTTAGAAATGTTATTCCCTATTTGCTGCAGATGGCTGTCAGGCATTGACCTTGACCATATTAAGAGCTAAGTGTAACACAGGGTGCACAAAAGACAGGGCTGAATCCTGGAAGTATTAGAAAGTGCAGATAATGTTACAAATGTTCCTGCAACCATTGATCATGTTCAGGCATAAGTCTGGATAGAGCCTCTGCATCTCTGTACTGCTGTAGTTCTGCACAGCAGCTTATCAGCATGTAGTTTACAGCTCACGCACTAGGTGGAAGCATTAAGCACAAGAGACTTTAATGATgtaaaagagggagagaggaggccTAGAGCTTGTCTTCAAGCTGCTGAAATTATATACTGTAGCTCTGTGCCACCTGTGACCTTGACGTACGCCTCATGATAGCACTCAGCAGCTAAATGAGAAGAATACCTGCCAGGTCTGTAATTAAAAGGGAAATAGGAAAAGACAAATGATAAAAAAGCCCCATCTTCATTTGTCAAAATTTGATTTAATCACTGTGACTCTCCTGATGCTGTCCAACTCTGGTCCTGGTGTACAGTTACAGTTTTTGCACGGAGTAGCACTTTGTCCTCTCGTATGTGCACTAATGTCCCAGCAAGGACTTTGTGGTGCCGTGTTATTGAGGGCTTGACTCATCAAAGACCAAcaagacatacagtatgttgtgaTGCATTACTAAGACCGTGTGAATGTAACCTTAAAGGTAAATATGATAAGCACTCAATTATGGATGGCAATTAAATTGTCCTattatgtgagtgtgtttgtatgttcaCTTAAAggaggggtgctcagaaggttgcatttaGAAATCTCACCACGAAATGCTGCTCAATctttcaccttgtacatgctgCACCTTTAAATAGTCTCAAAGACTTGAATGACCAGGtgatttaaatgaattaatgcTACAGAACTTTTTACTGTACATTAGTGACAGTACTGAACAGCACATGCAAGTTATCAGTGTTATGTTCCAGACTTTCTGAAGACATTCACATCAGCTGATAAGTAAACCAGACTGACTGTGATGTGAGCAAAACAAGTTGATGGAGTGTGTGCAAGTATTGTCAGTGACAGGGTTTCAGTTTGGACTTTTTCAAGGATACATTTTATCTAGTGCTGTCTTGGCTTATATAAACCATATTGCAATAAAACCAATTAgatgtgttttattcttttctcaGCACAATGAAAATTAAAGGTTGAGGATTTATTTTACCGTGACACCTCGATTGCTATCTATTTAATGATCgcacaaacagaaataatgtcAGTCAGATGAATGATGTTGCTTTTTCTTCTAGGACTGTGTATGCTGAAAATAAtggaacagtttgacatttggaaaaatgctgatgtgcttttttttttttttttactgagagTTAAGAAAAGACTGATACATAAGttattttgtgtaaaaacaCATCGACGGCCAGCAGCTGATTGGTTTATCTTAGCATAAACAGGAGTAAAATCCAGATTAGCTCTTTCTAGTATTTATGCTGAGTAAAGTCAACCAGGTACTACCCTTCCTCCTCAGGTGTGTGGTACGCTCAGGCCCTTGAGATGTCAGTAGGGAAGGTGCCTTTCCTGGAGGCAGTGAACGGCAGCACTGTCATGCTGCCTTGCAGTTACTCAAGCTGTATCGGCATCGAGAACCTCTACTTCAACTGGCAGTTCAATGACAACGGCACCATGCACAAGGTAGGACCCTTCTGTCTGAGAGACTTCGATGTGGGTTCAGGTTTTGGCAACTCTTCAGTTCTAGTTGTGGATGACTTGCCAGCTTTCTGGTCCATTCAGGTGTGCGAGTCGGTGATACCATCACAGGGTGTGGAGCCACATGTAAGTATATATCGAGAACGGGTGGAGTTTGTGGGGAAGAATCGTGACAGCAACATTTCCATCTTGCTGTGGAACATCACATTTGAGGATGGAGGCCAATACACTTGTTTTGGACTCAACCCAAAAGAAAAGGGCAAGAACCACAGTGCTATCTTCAACCTCATTGTGGTGGATGAATGTGAGTAGGcaaaaaatccacaaaaatcacaaaaaatccAAATCTAAAAATCCACCTGTTATGTGTGCTGACATGTGACAGAGTGCTCtagttcatttttctttccttttttccaaaTACTACAAACTAATTTATAAGTTATCTGCTCAACAATCTCAATAATCTCTCCACCGCTCTCAGTGTCTAAAATTAACCCAGTTAgtcataaaactgaaaagtcTCACAACACACCCCTATAGATATTACTAGTTGAACTATGTAGCTTGAGATACTATGAGCAGCAATTCACTGCATTCATTTACTACATTCATTACAGAGAAGACATAATAAATCAGGACAATCACCTGAGGAAAACTCAATCCTGCAAATAAATCATGCAGAAGGAACATAAATCCTGAGGTGACAGTAAGATATGAAATAAACTGACTTTAGTGCTCGTTTACTTTGTGGATTTGACTCATTTATCCAGTTTGCTGTTTTCTATTTTCACAGACTAAAAGGTGCAAATGCTTCTGATTGGTCAGTCAAGGAGAGTTCATAATCCTTCTTTCCtacaaaatgtacttaaaatcATGCAATTCTTGTTTATCACTTTGAACAGatttcagtcttgttttttaAGTGTCTGATAACATCTTGTAAGCACATTAAATCTTAATGAGTCTAAAAAGACCAGATGTCATATGACACACAGCAATGATTTTGTATATAGattgaaatgaatattttttgtctttcagaaaTCATACAATAGGGGCAAATAAACTctctatatgtatatttttcctTGCAGTGCGGATGGTGGACAACACATTGACCATCATCATAGCCTCAGCTGTGGGCGGAGCTATTGCCTTGTTGATGGGCTTCATGTTGCTCAAGAACTTCACTCTCTTTGTCCTTTCCAAGCTT includes:
- the scn4bb gene encoding sodium channel, voltage-gated, type IV, beta b, encoding MDVQWVRVEPPKLGPRNSAVGLFFSMLLGVWYAQALEMSVGKVPFLEAVNGSTVMLPCSYSSCIGIENLYFNWQFNDNGTMHKVCESVIPSQGVEPHVSIYRERVEFVGKNRDSNISILLWNITFEDGGQYTCFGLNPKEKGKNHSAIFNLIVVDELRMVDNTLTIIIASAVGGAIALLMGFMLLKNFTLFVLSKLEEKNKECLVTSSGIDNTENGLSGSKADSKATPKKK